One Aneurinibacillus migulanus genomic region harbors:
- a CDS encoding Asp-tRNA(Asn)/Glu-tRNA(Gln) amidotransferase GatCAB subunit A: protein MVNLDILHLDIFGLSCKIRNKEISPVEITQQLLKRIEQINPSIQAFITVASEEAITSAKKAEAEIVRGEWKGHLHGVPIGLKDLIYTKDIRTTMGSKIYRHFVPDFDATVVQKLKNAGAILIGKLNTHEFAYGPTGDVSFFGPVRNPYNTNHMSGGSSSGSGAAVASALCFGALGTDTGGSIRIPSSACGIVGMKPTFGRVSKHGVYPLGYTLDHVGPMTRTIKDNALLLNVLAGYDPRDPYSRKEEEEDFSRYIGDSVKGMVIGVPSAFYFDCLEDEVRDRLEAAVTMFQEMGAQCRSVDIPVLSHTSWAQLKTLQSEAYTVHEEHLKQESESFHPEVLERLMLSAEAKGYEYVQAQMIRRQALESFEKVFEHVDVLVTPTLPILPPEIGQREIQVKGQIEQVRAALLRLTGPTNLTGLPSLSMPCGFSATGLPIGMQLISRPLNEAILYQFGAAFENAAGISSLKWEIEEV from the coding sequence GTGGTAAATTTGGATATTTTGCATTTAGATATTTTTGGTCTATCATGCAAAATTCGCAATAAGGAAATCTCGCCTGTTGAAATTACTCAGCAGCTTTTGAAACGAATTGAACAAATAAACCCTTCTATTCAAGCGTTTATAACGGTTGCTTCCGAAGAAGCGATTACTTCTGCCAAAAAGGCGGAGGCGGAAATAGTAAGAGGAGAATGGAAGGGCCACCTCCATGGTGTTCCAATCGGATTAAAGGATTTAATTTATACGAAAGACATAAGAACAACGATGGGCTCGAAAATATATCGCCATTTTGTTCCTGATTTTGATGCAACGGTTGTTCAGAAACTAAAAAATGCGGGAGCCATTCTTATTGGAAAGCTAAATACGCACGAGTTCGCTTATGGACCTACCGGAGATGTTTCTTTTTTCGGGCCGGTCCGAAATCCGTATAATACCAATCATATGTCTGGTGGATCGAGCAGCGGATCGGGAGCGGCGGTTGCTTCCGCGCTTTGTTTCGGCGCGCTGGGAACAGATACCGGTGGTTCTATTCGAATTCCCTCCTCGGCCTGTGGGATTGTAGGAATGAAGCCGACATTTGGGAGGGTCAGCAAGCATGGTGTATATCCGTTAGGTTACACTTTGGATCATGTTGGACCAATGACGAGAACGATAAAAGATAACGCTCTTTTATTAAATGTTTTAGCAGGGTACGACCCGCGAGATCCGTACTCGCGTAAAGAGGAGGAAGAAGATTTTTCCCGCTATATCGGAGACAGCGTGAAAGGAATGGTTATCGGAGTACCTTCCGCCTTTTATTTTGATTGTCTCGAAGATGAAGTGAGGGACCGTCTGGAGGCAGCGGTGACTATGTTTCAAGAAATGGGGGCGCAGTGTAGGTCGGTTGATATTCCCGTTCTTTCCCACACTTCATGGGCACAGCTGAAGACATTGCAGAGCGAAGCCTACACCGTACACGAAGAGCATCTTAAACAGGAGAGTGAGAGCTTTCATCCCGAAGTACTTGAGCGCCTGATGCTGAGTGCAGAGGCGAAGGGCTATGAATATGTGCAGGCACAAATGATTCGCAGGCAAGCTTTGGAATCGTTTGAGAAAGTTTTTGAACATGTAGACGTGCTAGTAACCCCGACACTTCCTATTCTACCTCCAGAAATTGGACAGAGGGAAATTCAGGTGAAAGGACAGATAGAACAGGTTCGTGCTGCTTTGCTTCGCTTGACTGGGCCAACTAACCTGACAGGGCTTCCAAGTCTGTCTATGCCGTGCGGCTTTTCGGCTACGGGTCTGCCGATTGGGATGCAGTTAATCAGCCGGCCCTTGAATGAAGCGATTTTATATCAATTCGGTGCTGCCTTTGAGAATGCGGCGGGGATTTCTTCTTTAAAATGGGAGATTGAAGAGGTATAG
- the cspD gene encoding cold-shock protein CspD: MNGTVKWFNAEKGFGFIEREGGDDVFVHFSAITGDGFKSLEEGQRVEFDIVEGNRGPQAANVVKL, from the coding sequence ATGAACGGTACAGTAAAATGGTTTAACGCAGAAAAAGGTTTTGGATTTATCGAAAGAGAAGGCGGCGACGATGTATTCGTACATTTCTCTGCTATCACTGGCGATGGATTTAAATCTTTAGAAGAGGGACAACGCGTAGAATTCGACATCGTTGAAGGAAACCGCGGACCTCAAGCTGCAAACGTTGTAAAGCTGTAA
- a CDS encoding alpha/beta hydrolase translates to MAEKYPVLQNAESFFMEGGDIGVLVQHGFTGTTQSMRFLGEFLAQVGFTVYAPRLKGHGTHYEDMEATSYEDWIASAEEGYQKLKAACREVFVVGLSMGGTIALHLAEEYPDIAGIMLINAAVRVKNFEPLAKETTRYLDAIGSDIKAPDVAELAYSKTPVASVKQFLTFKDIVASRLSAVTCPTLVLVSREDHVVPPEDSDYILAHITSELKEKVVLENSYHVATLDNDKELIARQCAAFISEINQMKTKS, encoded by the coding sequence ATGGCAGAGAAATACCCTGTACTTCAAAATGCAGAGTCTTTTTTCATGGAAGGCGGCGACATTGGCGTGCTTGTACAGCATGGTTTTACCGGCACAACGCAAAGCATGCGCTTCCTCGGGGAATTCCTGGCACAGGTCGGCTTTACCGTATACGCTCCTCGGCTGAAAGGACACGGTACGCATTACGAAGATATGGAAGCGACTTCATATGAAGATTGGATCGCTTCAGCGGAAGAAGGGTACCAAAAGCTGAAGGCGGCCTGCCGTGAGGTTTTTGTGGTCGGATTATCCATGGGAGGCACAATTGCTCTGCACCTTGCTGAAGAATACCCGGATATTGCAGGCATCATGCTGATTAATGCGGCTGTCCGTGTCAAGAATTTCGAACCACTAGCCAAAGAGACAACCCGTTACCTCGATGCCATCGGCTCGGATATCAAGGCTCCTGACGTAGCTGAACTGGCATATTCCAAGACACCAGTCGCTTCCGTTAAACAATTTCTTACATTCAAAGATATTGTAGCATCCCGCCTCTCTGCCGTTACATGCCCTACTCTCGTGCTTGTATCCCGTGAGGACCATGTTGTGCCGCCTGAGGACTCTGACTATATCCTTGCCCATATTACCTCTGAGCTCAAAGAAAAAGTCGTTCTAGAAAATTCGTACCATGTCGCAACACTTGATAATGATAAAGAGCTGATCGCTCGACAGTGTGCGGCTTTTATTAGTGAGATAAATCAAATGAAAACAAAATCGTAA
- a CDS encoding DNA polymerase Y family protein → MKKKILLCDMNSFFASVHQSYNPQLRNKPVIVAGNPEKRKGIVVAASYDAKAKGVYTTMRFYEARKLCPEAVFVQPNHALYRRYSEAIMRFLRRIAPCEVASVDEAYLDISELVAKGHTARIVAEYIQSKLYQELLIPSSIGAGPTKLIAKMCADVKKPGGFVEMGVRQYKTFFWPQVVGSLHGCGKSTVERLQRKGIYTIGELAIQPAEHLRSWFGKKGEYLHLAANGTYESPVNPERQKGEKSIGSSRTFAFDTMDQALIAKTAREFSEKLADKLKRKQKKTKTIVVEVKFDYRQAVSRSLALAGATDEADEIYRAAMQLYEIYFSTQPLRLFGIRLHHLTDEEYEQLRFSF, encoded by the coding sequence GTGAAGAAAAAGATTTTGCTGTGCGACATGAACTCATTCTTCGCATCCGTTCATCAAAGCTATAATCCACAGCTTCGCAATAAACCTGTAATTGTGGCTGGAAACCCTGAGAAGCGCAAGGGCATTGTTGTTGCTGCGAGCTATGATGCAAAGGCAAAAGGTGTTTATACGACCATGCGCTTTTATGAAGCTCGGAAGCTATGCCCGGAGGCTGTGTTTGTACAGCCGAACCATGCCCTGTACCGGCGTTATTCCGAAGCAATTATGCGTTTTTTACGCCGGATCGCTCCCTGTGAGGTCGCTTCTGTAGATGAAGCCTATCTTGATATTAGTGAGCTTGTGGCAAAAGGACATACGGCGCGTATAGTAGCAGAGTACATTCAAAGCAAGCTGTATCAAGAGTTACTCATACCAAGCAGCATCGGAGCAGGGCCGACGAAATTGATTGCCAAGATGTGTGCGGACGTGAAAAAGCCAGGTGGCTTTGTCGAGATGGGTGTCCGGCAATACAAAACATTTTTTTGGCCGCAGGTGGTCGGAAGTCTGCACGGGTGCGGGAAGAGTACCGTTGAGCGTCTGCAGCGCAAAGGTATTTATACGATTGGTGAATTGGCGATACAGCCTGCAGAGCATCTGCGCTCCTGGTTCGGAAAGAAAGGGGAGTATCTTCATCTAGCAGCAAATGGAACGTATGAATCACCGGTGAATCCAGAACGGCAAAAAGGAGAGAAAAGCATCGGCTCATCGCGCACCTTCGCCTTCGATACGATGGATCAGGCGCTCATTGCTAAAACAGCGCGTGAATTTAGTGAGAAACTGGCAGACAAGCTGAAGCGGAAACAGAAGAAGACAAAAACGATTGTTGTAGAAGTGAAGTTCGATTACCGTCAAGCCGTGTCACGCAGCTTGGCATTGGCAGGTGCAACGGATGAAGCGGATGAAATTTATCGGGCGGCCATGCAACTATACGAGATATATTTTTCGACACAGCCACTTCGTCTGTTTGGTATTCGGCTTCATCATCTAACAGACGAAGAATATGAACAGCTTCGTTTTTCATTTTGA
- a CDS encoding YjfB family protein, which produces MDIAAMATSLKAASLGTAVSLAVTKKAMDTQKEAGAQMMELLEKSVQPHLGNRIDIRA; this is translated from the coding sequence ATGGATATCGCCGCTATGGCCACATCATTAAAAGCCGCTTCACTTGGTACTGCCGTTAGCCTGGCCGTTACTAAAAAAGCCATGGATACGCAAAAGGAAGCTGGCGCACAAATGATGGAACTATTAGAAAAAAGCGTGCAGCCGCATCTAGGTAACCGTATTGACATACGGGCATAG
- a CDS encoding O-methyltransferase, with the protein MNQEEYIRSLFVQPDEVLDHVTKSIKQQGMPSISVSPEGGTFLTMLVRIAGAKQILEIGALGGYSGICLLRGLRKEGHLTSLELKQEYADLAHENLKKAGVGEQVTYRIGEALDSLEQLEKEGKTFDFFFIDADKPNYSNYLEYCIRLANPGAIIVADNVLWHGRVYDETDQEDSTRALRAFNEKIAEDSRLESLLIPIGDGMATARVKEK; encoded by the coding sequence ATGAACCAAGAAGAATATATCCGCTCGTTATTCGTTCAACCAGACGAAGTACTTGACCACGTCACCAAGAGTATTAAGCAACAAGGGATGCCCTCCATCTCTGTCTCGCCAGAGGGTGGTACATTTCTGACGATGCTTGTACGTATTGCAGGTGCGAAACAAATCCTCGAAATCGGCGCACTTGGCGGGTATAGTGGCATTTGCCTGTTGAGGGGACTTAGAAAGGAAGGCCACCTAACCTCGCTCGAATTGAAGCAGGAATATGCCGATCTTGCCCATGAAAACTTGAAAAAAGCCGGGGTGGGCGAGCAGGTAACATATCGCATCGGTGAGGCGTTGGATAGTTTAGAGCAGTTGGAGAAGGAAGGGAAAACATTCGATTTCTTCTTTATTGATGCCGACAAACCAAACTATTCGAATTATCTGGAGTACTGCATCCGCCTTGCTAATCCTGGAGCTATTATTGTCGCAGACAATGTACTATGGCATGGCCGCGTCTACGATGAAACGGATCAAGAAGACTCTACAAGAGCGCTTCGTGCTTTTAATGAAAAAATAGCGGAGGATAGCCGCCTGGAATCGCTGCTCATCCCGATTGGAGACGGCATGGCTACGGCAAGGGTGAAAGAAAAATAA
- a CDS encoding acyltransferase family protein, translated as MYSDKRLFSSLFFVQLLSSFLVLAGHYTADVDDFIQWTFWETALNQISRYGTVFLAIITGFFTAHSLNGKSVSGKRFFKGKMKYIYIPFLLSSILYFFILRKDIPLQVADWKDVLTGQTAGHLYFIFMLCQYYVFAYAFHRLLTKRTVAFFSVFFLVIQYAYINIVAHGWLGLGVRHFLPTWIFTIYLGHLLYWYRETIFTFLERQKTILVGLLALSGLSMIYFILSSKLYTANHLTFVLATFVLLVSGAALLHYVIDALHLRFQKGLTFYIYLLHPAFIVYGNRIMNENFTIEWIFHNKLASTLYLLAIYVATFAASLLCALIINRGFDWLTSDQKRKQAPNNA; from the coding sequence ATGTATTCAGATAAAAGGCTTTTCTCTTCACTATTCTTTGTACAGCTTCTGTCTTCATTCCTTGTCCTTGCCGGCCATTACACTGCTGATGTTGATGACTTTATCCAGTGGACATTCTGGGAGACGGCGCTGAACCAGATTAGCCGCTACGGCACGGTTTTTTTGGCGATTATTACCGGTTTTTTCACGGCTCATAGCCTAAACGGCAAAAGCGTATCAGGCAAACGCTTCTTCAAAGGAAAAATGAAGTATATTTATATACCGTTCCTGCTATCGAGTATTCTGTATTTCTTCATCCTGCGCAAAGATATACCACTACAGGTGGCGGATTGGAAAGATGTGCTTACCGGTCAAACCGCAGGCCACTTATATTTTATTTTTATGCTATGCCAGTATTACGTATTCGCATATGCATTCCACCGCCTTCTTACAAAGCGTACGGTTGCATTTTTCAGCGTGTTCTTCCTTGTTATACAGTATGCGTATATTAATATCGTAGCTCATGGATGGCTTGGATTAGGAGTGCGTCACTTTTTGCCGACATGGATTTTCACAATTTACCTGGGTCATCTACTGTATTGGTACCGGGAAACGATTTTTACGTTCCTTGAACGCCAGAAAACGATTCTGGTCGGATTATTGGCTCTGTCCGGATTAAGTATGATCTACTTTATCCTTTCGTCTAAGCTGTACACAGCCAACCATCTGACTTTTGTGCTGGCAACGTTCGTGCTGCTCGTATCAGGTGCTGCCCTATTGCATTATGTTATTGATGCACTGCATCTTCGCTTTCAGAAAGGGCTTACATTCTATATCTATCTGCTTCATCCGGCATTCATTGTGTATGGGAACCGGATTATGAATGAGAATTTTACGATTGAATGGATTTTCCATAACAAGCTTGCTTCGACGCTATATCTGTTAGCCATTTATGTAGCTACGTTTGCGGCCTCCCTATTGTGTGCTCTTATTATTAATCGAGGCTTCGATTGGCTAACAAGTGACCAAAAGCGCAAACAGGCGCCTAACAATGCCTAA
- the glmS gene encoding glutamine--fructose-6-phosphate transaminase (isomerizing) yields the protein MSGIVGFLGNRSAVPILLDCLDTLDYRGYDSAGIAVSDTQHIEIRKTVGRVKDLRTHLLREPVKQGTLGIGHTRWATHGTPSVTNSHPLTGCDHRFTVVHNGIIENYPQVRRMLAKEGHIFKTETDTEVIPHLLEEYDTGDLETTVQKVLPMLKGSFALAIMSEAQPDMIVAVSQDNPLVLGLGRREAFLASDIPALLPYTRQIYPIKNGEIATLTPGKVTLKQMDGTVVEPAYSLADETVYDMLQHDYEHYMLKEIFDQPKALEDTLANRLTPDGVQLPELEKVWMAEALQTLRRIDIVASGTSNHAGIIGKKALEKVLGLPVEVSYSSEFIHEHARLDEKALVILLSQSGETADTLSALREAKKWGCPTLAITNTAGSTISRKADCTLLTKAGPELAVASTKAYTSQIAALMLLSLWMAQELETGDEEQREKLLMALNRLPRDVDSTLVMTHDAIDQFAQLIDDQEHLFLIGRGLDYVLALEGALKIQEVAYIHADAYAAGEMKHGTMALITPGVPVIALATQQRVFDKTISNIKEVKARDAFVVGITRVGDDLLAEEVDEVMYIPDTHPLLMPILAAIPLQLLAYYSGKVRGHAVDRPRNLAKSLTVE from the coding sequence ATGAGTGGTATTGTAGGTTTTTTGGGGAATCGCAGTGCGGTTCCAATTCTGCTCGATTGCCTGGATACACTGGATTATCGAGGCTACGATTCAGCTGGTATTGCGGTATCCGACACGCAGCATATTGAGATCAGAAAGACGGTCGGCAGGGTGAAAGACCTGCGTACGCACCTGCTGCGCGAACCGGTGAAGCAAGGCACACTGGGTATCGGCCATACTCGCTGGGCCACCCATGGTACGCCGTCGGTAACGAACTCCCATCCTTTAACGGGTTGCGATCATCGCTTTACCGTTGTACATAATGGAATTATTGAGAATTATCCGCAGGTAAGGCGGATGCTTGCAAAAGAAGGACATATATTTAAAACAGAGACGGATACGGAGGTTATTCCCCATCTGCTCGAAGAATATGATACAGGTGATTTAGAGACGACAGTACAGAAAGTGCTGCCGATGCTAAAAGGCTCTTTTGCGCTGGCGATTATGTCTGAAGCGCAACCGGATATGATTGTTGCGGTCTCGCAGGATAATCCACTCGTACTTGGGCTGGGACGCAGAGAAGCGTTTCTCGCATCGGATATTCCCGCGCTTTTGCCGTATACACGTCAAATTTATCCGATTAAGAACGGTGAGATTGCTACGCTTACACCAGGCAAGGTCACTCTCAAGCAAATGGACGGCACGGTGGTAGAACCGGCGTATTCGCTTGCCGATGAAACGGTATATGACATGCTTCAGCATGATTATGAGCACTACATGTTAAAAGAGATTTTCGATCAGCCGAAGGCCCTGGAAGATACGCTGGCGAATCGTCTGACACCGGACGGTGTACAACTGCCTGAACTGGAGAAGGTATGGATGGCGGAAGCACTGCAGACTTTACGTAGAATCGATATCGTGGCCAGCGGTACGTCCAATCATGCCGGCATCATTGGAAAGAAAGCGCTGGAAAAAGTACTTGGTCTGCCGGTCGAAGTATCGTATTCATCCGAATTCATCCATGAACATGCTAGACTCGATGAAAAGGCATTGGTCATCCTTTTAAGCCAATCCGGCGAGACAGCGGATACGCTCTCGGCACTGCGTGAGGCAAAGAAATGGGGCTGCCCGACATTAGCTATTACGAATACGGCGGGAAGTACGATTTCCCGTAAGGCGGATTGCACATTGCTGACGAAAGCGGGACCGGAGCTGGCGGTCGCTTCGACCAAGGCCTATACATCACAAATTGCAGCGTTGATGCTCCTGTCTCTCTGGATGGCACAGGAGCTTGAAACAGGCGATGAGGAGCAGCGAGAGAAGTTGTTGATGGCGCTGAACCGTTTGCCACGCGATGTAGACTCGACGCTGGTTATGACACACGATGCGATTGATCAATTCGCCCAGTTAATCGACGATCAGGAGCACTTATTTTTGATAGGACGAGGTCTTGATTATGTATTGGCGCTTGAAGGTGCGTTAAAGATACAAGAAGTGGCGTACATTCATGCAGACGCCTATGCTGCGGGCGAAATGAAGCATGGCACGATGGCACTCATCACGCCAGGCGTTCCGGTGATTGCCCTGGCGACCCAGCAGCGCGTGTTTGACAAGACGATCAGCAATATTAAGGAAGTAAAAGCGCGTGATGCCTTCGTTGTCGGTATTACTCGTGTTGGTGACGATTTGCTGGCGGAGGAAGTGGATGAAGTCATGTATATTCCGGATACGCATCCGTTACTGATGCCAATTTTGGCTGCGATTCCGCTGCAGCTTCTGGCTTATTATTCTGGCAAGGTGCGCGGTCACGCCGTAGACAGGCCCCGTAACCTAGCGAAAAGTTTGACGGTTGAATAG
- a CDS encoding sigma-70 family RNA polymerase sigma factor: protein MQSEYMYQLLTKMIEGDQQAFQTMYEATYRDVYRTVSFLVDHQQDREDVMNEIYMQMWTSLANYDTNRPFHFWLHGLVIRQVQRFRVKNWRRFRIFERIRIFSREDHHWDHPTVMTEGTNQEISQAIQKLTDKQRTVIILRFFHDYTLEEIATLLGIPLGTVKSRYHAALQALRKNLWNLPLERMEKINDY from the coding sequence ATGCAAAGTGAATATATGTACCAATTACTCACAAAAATGATAGAAGGAGATCAACAGGCGTTTCAAACGATGTATGAGGCCACCTATCGGGATGTCTACCGGACGGTCTCCTTTCTGGTGGATCATCAGCAGGATCGGGAAGATGTCATGAACGAAATCTATATGCAAATGTGGACCTCACTTGCCAACTACGATACGAACCGTCCTTTCCACTTCTGGCTACACGGCTTGGTAATCCGCCAAGTGCAAAGATTTCGGGTCAAGAACTGGAGGAGATTCCGAATTTTTGAACGCATCCGTATCTTCTCTCGGGAAGATCATCATTGGGATCACCCCACTGTGATGACGGAGGGGACTAACCAAGAGATATCGCAGGCAATCCAAAAACTGACCGACAAACAGCGAACGGTGATTATCCTCCGCTTTTTTCACGACTATACTCTTGAGGAAATCGCGACATTGCTCGGTATTCCGCTGGGTACAGTCAAGTCCAGATATCATGCTGCCCTTCAGGCGCTTCGAAAAAACTTATGGAATCTCCCCCTGGAAAGGATGGAAAAGATCAATGACTATTGA
- a CDS encoding helix-turn-helix transcriptional regulator: METIKEIVAERRTYTATQDTHSHRYAQLILPLEGELFIETGTQHLRLDHHTLFFVPPECDHTFHAVVRNEFLVLDIPHFMLAKSKLQNRGISYKLNNQWKGIRYLILNEIDKQSLHGPALKELYPYISHHLLQEQQPKSIRYIHEHYNENITVDKLASLEHYHRSYYSEWFLEKTGKSPSAYIREVRLNKAKELLRDTDLPILHIAIQVGLEHQSSLTRLFQKYEEITPSQFRTKYK, translated from the coding sequence ATGGAAACAATTAAAGAAATTGTAGCAGAACGAAGAACTTATACAGCTACTCAAGACACTCATTCTCATCGTTATGCTCAGCTAATCTTGCCTCTTGAAGGAGAACTTTTTATAGAGACAGGAACACAACACCTTAGACTAGATCACCATACATTATTTTTTGTTCCTCCTGAGTGTGATCATACTTTTCATGCAGTTGTACGTAACGAGTTTTTGGTTTTAGATATCCCTCATTTTATGTTAGCCAAGAGCAAGTTACAGAATAGAGGAATTTCCTATAAATTAAATAATCAATGGAAAGGGATTCGATATCTTATTCTGAATGAAATCGATAAACAATCTTTACATGGACCTGCTCTTAAAGAGCTTTATCCATATATTTCACATCATTTACTCCAAGAACAACAACCTAAGTCTATTAGGTATATTCATGAACATTACAATGAGAATATTACGGTAGATAAATTAGCCTCACTTGAACATTACCATCGTTCATATTATTCGGAATGGTTTTTAGAAAAAACTGGAAAATCCCCTTCTGCATATATACGGGAAGTGCGTTTAAATAAAGCAAAAGAATTGCTTCGTGATACAGATTTGCCTATTTTACACATTGCTATTCAAGTAGGTTTAGAACATCAATCTTCCTTAACACGTTTATTCCAAAAATATGAGGAAATAACACCAAGCCAATTTCGAACAAAGTATAAATAA